In Citrus sinensis cultivar Valencia sweet orange chromosome 4, DVS_A1.0, whole genome shotgun sequence, one DNA window encodes the following:
- the LOC102629966 gene encoding heat shock protein 90-5, chloroplastic has product MAPVLSRTLATTSLVSLPTSTPFSFKHSNNKAFNFRSAFLPRSGGLTCAGLKWNLQKRNKRVGIRCDAAVADKEAPDTSGEKFEYQAEVSRLMDLIVHSLYSHKEVFLRELVSNASDALDKLRFLSVTEPSLLGDAGDLEIRIKPDPENGTITITDTGIGMTKEELVDCLGTIAQSGTSKFLKALKENKDLGPDNGLIGQFGVGFYSAFLVAQKVVVATKSPRSDKQYVWEAEADSSSYVIREETDPEKLLKRGTQITLYLKEDDKYEFSEPTRIQGLVKNYSQFVSFPIYTWQEKSRTIEVEEEEKPEEGEEQPEGEKKTKKTTKTEKYWDWELANETKPIWMRNPKEIEKDEYHEFYKKTFNEFLDPLAYSHFTTEGEVEFRSVLYIPGMGPLNNEEIMNPKTKNIRLYVKRVFISDDFDGELFPRYLSFVKGVVDSDDLPLNVSREILQESRIVRIMRKRLVRKTFDMIQDISQSENKEDYKKFWENFGRFLKLGCVEDSGNHKRLAPLLRFYTSKSEEELISLDEYVENMGEKQNAIYYLATDSLKSAKSAPFLEKLVQKDIEVLYLIEPIDEVAIQNLQTFNEKKFVDISKEDLELGDEDEVKERETKQEFNLLCDWIKQQLGDKVAKVQVSKRLSSSPCVLVSGKFGWSANMERLMKAQALGDTSSLEFMRGRRILEINPDHPIVKDLNAACKNAPDSTDAKRAVDLLYDTALISSGFTPDSPADLGNKIYEMMAMALGGRWGRSDGDEAESVEGNATESEISAGEASEAQVVEPSEVRNESDPWQD; this is encoded by the exons ATGGCTCCAGTTCTGAGCAGAACATTAGCCACTACCTCTTTAGTGTCACTTCCAACTTCaactcctttttcttttaaacacTCCAACAACAAGGCCTTCAATTTCAGAAGCGCTTTTTTGCCGAGAAGTGGCGGCTTAACTTGTGCTGGATTGAAGTGGAACCTTCAGAAGAGGAATAAAAGAGTCGGGATACGGTGTGATGCTGCTGTTGCTGACAAAGAGGCCCCTGATACTTCTGGTGAGAAGTTCGAGTACCAAGCCGAG GTCAGTCGCCTGATGGACTTGATTGTTCATAGTCTGTACAGCCACAAGGAGGTGTTCCTGCGAGAGCTTGTGAG CAATGCAAGTGATGCTTTGGATAAGTTGAGATTTTTAAGTGTTACCGAGCCCTCTCTTCTTGGAGATGCTGGCGATCTTGAGATTCGCATCAAGCCTGATCCAGAAAATGGGACCATCACCATAAC GGATACTGGTATTGGAATGACTAAAGAAGAGCTTGTTGACTGCCTTGGAACCATTGCTCAGAGTGGTACTTCAAAATTCCTGAAAGCTCTTAAG GAAAATAAGGATCTTGGGCCAGACAATGGGTTAATTGGTCAATTTGGTGTTGGTTTCTATTCTGCTTTTCTTGTGGCTCAGAAG GTTGTAGTGGCTACAAAGAGCCCACGGTCAGATAAGCAATATGTTTGGGAAGCAGAAGCTGACAGCAGCTCTTATGTGATCAGGGAAGAAACTGATCCTGAGAAGCTCCTAAAGCGTGGAACACAAATCACACTTTATTTAAAG GAGGATGACAAATACGAATTTTCAGAACCAACAAGAATCCAGGGTTTGGTAAAGAATTACTCCCAGTTTGTTTCTTTCCCCATCTATACCTGGCAAGAAAAGTCAAGGACCATTGAG GTGGAAGAGGAGGAAAAACCAGAAGAAGGGGAAGAACAACCGGAG GGTGAAAAGAAAACGAAGAAAACAACTAAAACTGAGAAGTATTGGGACTGGGAACTGGCCAATGAAACAAAACCTATATGG ATGCGGAacccaaaagaaattgaaaaagatgaGTACCACGAATTCTATAAGAAGACTTTCAATGAATTTTTGGATCCCCTTGCATACAGTCACTTCACAACAGAG GGTGAGGTGGAATTCAGGAGTGTTCTTTACATTCCTGGAATGGGACCTCTAAACAATGAGGAAATTATGAATCCAAAAACAAAGAACATACGATTGTATGTCAAGCGTGTGTTTATctctgatgattttgatggagAACTG tttccaAGATACTTGAGCTTTGTAAAGGGTGTGGTGGACTCAGATGATCTGCCTCTCAATGTTTCTCGAGAGATCCTTCAAGAAAGCAGAATT gTAAGAATTATGAGAAAGAGACTGGTCAGGAAAACATTTGACATGATTCAAGATATCTCTCAAAGTGAAAACAAAGAG GATTATAAGAAATTCTGGGAGAACTTTGGTAGGTTTCTAAAATTAGGTTGTGTTGAAGATAGTGGGAACCACAAGCGCTTAGCACCTTTGCTGCGGTTTTACACTTCAAAGAGTGAAGAGGAACTGATCAGCTTAGATGAATATGTTGAAAATATGGGTGAGAAGCAAAATGCTATCTATTACTTGGCGACAGACAGCTTGAAAAGTGCAAAGAGTGCTCCGTTTTTAGAGAAGTTAGTTCAAAAAGATATTGAG gttctttatttaattgagcCCATTGATGAAGTTGCCATCCAGAACCTGCAGACtttcaatgaaaagaaatttgttgaCATCAGCAAGGAAGATCTAGAACTTG GTGATGAGGATGAGGTAAAAGAAAGGGAAActaaacaagaatttaatCTTCTGTGTGATTGGATAAAGCAACAACTTGGTGACAAGGTGGCAAAGGTCCAAGTTTCAAAGCGTCTAAGCTCATCTCCCTGTGTACTTGTTTCTGGCAAGTTTGGATGGTCTGCTAATATGGAAAG GTTAATGAAGGCACAAGCTCTGGGTGATACTTCAAGTTTGGAGTTTATGAGGGGAAGGAGAATATTGGAGATTAATCCAGATCATCCCATTGTTAAAGACTTGAAT GCTGCTTGCAAGAATGCCCCTGATAGCACTGATGCTAAGAGGGCTGTTGACCTGTTGTATGACACAGCATTGATCTCCAGTGGATTCACT CCTGACAGCCCAGCTGACTTGGGTAACAAGATTTATGAGATGATGGCAATGGCTCTTGGAGGGAGATGGGGTAGATCAGATGGGGACGAGGCAGAGTCAGTGGAAGGAAATGCTACGGAATCTGAAATTAGCGCTGGTGAAGCATCAGAGGCACAAGTAGTTGAACCGTCAGAAGTGAGGAATGAAAGTGATCCTTGGCAAgattaa
- the LOC102630262 gene encoding DNA-directed RNA polymerase 1B, mitochondrial — protein MWRNLARQSSTRNFKFSPSKVSQTTNFLKKITSLETQTLLDSSCPLLGFRRTSFLSSQKSNLGQSNFTQSIYPFGVLTSRSYASAAEAIASESELSGSEEVQELIDQFNEKGVSILDSSSMLDKQPKKKGTGMGTAKYYMLKRRQIKIETEAWEQAAKEYQDLLADMCEQKLAPNLPYVKSLFLGWFEPLRDAIAKDQATAQDKWKHMTYAPYFNNLPADMMAVITMHKLVGLLMTNAGEVRVVQAACQIGEAIENEARIRSFFESTKKKNATDNNLEGDSEPVTNDPEKLIKEQDKLKKRVTSLIKKQKLRQVRGIVKGHVDLKPWGQDALVKVGCRLIQLLMETAYIQPPVDQLGDSPPDIRPAFVHTLKSFTKEALKGRRYGVIECDPLVRKGLEKTGRHMIIPYMPMLVPPLNWRGYNRGGHFFLPSYVMRTHGARQQRETIKMTPRSQLEPVFQALDTLGSTKWRVNKRILGVIDRMWASGGCLAGLVDQEDVPLPEKPDTDDETEIKKWKWKVKTAKKQNSEKHSQRCDIELKLSVARKMKDEEGFYYPHNLDFRGRAYPMHPYLNHLGSDLCRGILEFEEGCPLGKSGLHWLKIHLANLYAGGVDKLSYEGRVAFTENHLDDIFDSADRPLEGRRWWLGAEDPFQCLATCINLSEALRSPSPESTISHIPVHMDGSCNGLQHYAALGRDKLGAAAVNLVGGDKPADVYSGIAARVLEIMRADADKDPATYPYASCARLLINQVDRKLVKQTVMTSVYGVTYIGARDQIKKRLKERCAIEDDSKLFGAACYAAKTTLTALGEMFEAARSIMSWLGECAKVIASENQAVRWTTPLGLPVVQPYHQLGRHLIRTSLQTLALQRETDKVMVKRQRTAFPPNFVHSLDGSHMMMTAVACKRAGLSFAGVHDSYWTHACDVDQMNRILREKFVELYEQPILEDLLASFQKQFPKLNFPPLPERGDFDLRDVLESPYFFN, from the exons ATGTGGAGAAACTTAGCCAGACAATCTTCTAccagaaattttaaattttcccCGTCGAAGGTTTCTCAAACAACTAATTTCCTTAAGAAAATTACATCTCTTGAGACCCAAACTCTCTTAGATTCTTCATGCCCACTTCTTGGTTTTCGTCGAACAAGTTTTTTATCATCTCAAAAATCCAACTTGGGTCAGTCCAATTTCACTCAGTCAATCTACCCTTTTGGGGTTTTAACTAGTAGAAGTTATGCGAGTGCTGCTGAGGCAATTGCTTCCGAATCAGAGCTTTCGGGTTCTGAAGAAGTGCAAGAATTGATTGaccaatttaatgaaaaaggagtGAGCATTTTGGATTCGTCATCAATGCTTGATAAGCAGCCAAAGAAAAAGGGTACTGGGATGGGCACGGCAAAGTACTACATGTTAAAGCGTAGGCAAATCAAGATAGAGACCGAAGCATGGGAACAGGCAGCTAAGGAGTATCAAGATCTTTTAGCGGACATGTGTGAGCAAAAGCTTGCACCCAATTTGCCTTATGTTAAGTCCTTGTTTCTTGGTTGGTTTGAGCCTCTAAGGGACGCAATTGCTAAAGACCAGGCAACTGCCCAGGACAAGTGGAAACATATGACATATGCTCcgtatttcaataatttgccGGCCGATATGATGGCGGTTATTACTATGCATAAGTTGGTGGGGTTGTTGATGACAAATGCTGGAGAAGTTAGGGTGGTACAGGCGGCTTGTCAGATAGGTGAAGCCATTGAAAATGAG GCAAGGATACGGAGTTTCTTCGAGAGtacaaagaagaagaatgcaACTGATAATAATTTGGAAGGTGATTCTGAACCTGTGACGAATGATCCGGAGAAACTGATAAAAGAGcaagacaaattaaagaaaagggttacaagtttaataaaaaagcaaaagctacGACAAGTGAGGGGGATAGTGAAGGGGCATGTTGATTTAAAGCCATGGGGTCAGGACGCTCTTGTGAAG GTTGGCTGCAGGTTGATTCAATTGTTAATGGAAACAGCCTATATACAACCTCCTGTTGATCAGTTAGGCGATAGTCCACCCGATATTCGCCCGGCATTTGTGCACACTCTTAAAAGTTTCACAAAAGAGGCATT GAAGGGCAGGAGATATGGTGTTATTGAATGTGATCCACTAGTCCGCAAAGGTCTTGAGAAaact GGTAGGCACATGATCATTCCTTATATGCCAATGCTGGTTCCTCCTTTAAACTGGAGAGG GTATAACCGAGGCGGGCACTTTTTTTTACCATCTTATGTCATGAGAACACATGGAGCAAGACAACAACGtgaaacaataaaaatgaCTCCAAGGAGTCAATTGGAGCCTGTTTTTCAG GCACTGGATACTCTTGGTAGTACCAAATGGAGGGTAAATAAAAGGATTCTTGGTGTAATCGACAGAATGTGGGCTAGTGGAGGCTGTCTTGCTGGCTTGGTCGACCAGGAAGAT GTGCCTCTCCCTGAGAAACCTGACACTGATGATGAAACAgaaatcaagaaatggaaatGGAAAGTGAAGACTGCTAAAAAGCAAAATAGTGAGAAGCATTCACAGCGTTGTGATATAGAACTCAAACTTTCT GTTGCCCGAAAGATGAAGGATGAGGAGGGCTTCTACTACCCTCATAACCTTGATTTCCGTGGTCGTGCATATCCAATGCACCCATATTTGAATCATCTTGGCTCTGATCTATGCCGAGGGATCTTGGAGTTTGAAGAGGGATGCCCTCTTGGGAAGTCGGGCCTACATTGGCTGAAGATACATCTGGCAAATCTATATGCTGGTGGTGTGGACAAGCTCTCGTATGAAGGTCGGGTAGCATTCACTGAGAATCATTTGGATGATATCTTTGATTCTGCAGACAGACCTCTTGAAGGAAGGCGCTGGTGGTTGGGGGCAGAAGATCCTTTTCAATGCTTGGCAACATGTATCAATCTCTCAGAAGCACTGAGAAGCCCCTCTCCAGAGTCTACTATTTCACATATTCCTGTCCACATG GATGGTTCGTGTAATGGCTTACAACACTATGCTGCCCTTGGAAGGGACAAG TTGGGAGCTGCTGCTGTGAATCTTGTGGGGGGAGATAAACCTGCAGATGTTTACTCAGGCATTGCTGCCCG AGTTCTTGAGATCATGCGGGCTGATGCAGATAAAGATCCTGCTACTTATCCATATGCGTCATGTGCAAGGCTTTTAATCAATCAG GTAGACAGAAAATTGGTGAAGCAGACTGTAATGACATCAGTCTATGGTGTCACTTATATTGGTGCTCGTGACCAAATCAAGAAGAGGTTGAAAGAAAGATGTGCTATAGAAGATGATTCAAAACTATTTGGAGCAGCTTGCTATGCAGCAAAG ACTACATTGACTGCCTTGGGAGAAATGTTTGAAGCGGCAAGAAGTATCATGAGTTGGCTTGGCGAGTGTGCAAAG GTGATAGCTTCAGAGAATCAGGCTGTTCGGTGGACAACTCCTCTTGGCCTTCCTGTTGTTCAACCTTACCACCAGTTAGGAAGGCATCTT ATTAGAACTTCCCTTCAGACATTGGCGCTACAGCGAGAAACTGACAAg GTTATGGTTAAGCGGCAGAGAACAGCCTTTCCCCCAAATTTTGTTCACTCTCTTGATGGTTCCCACATGATGATGACCGCTGTTGCCTGCAAAAGGGCAGGCTTGTCTTTTGCTG GTGTCCATGATTCATACTGGACACATGCATGTGATGTTGATCAAATGAATAGAATACTCAGAGAAAAGTTCGTTGAACTCTATGAGCAGCCAATCCTGGAGGAT TTGTTGGCGAGCTTTCAGAAGCAATTCCCTAAATTAAACTTTCCTCCGCTACCAGAGCGGGGAGACTTTGATCTCAGAGATGTTTTGGAGTCTCCCTATTTCTTTAACTAG
- the LOC102629489 gene encoding uncharacterized protein LOC102629489: MGTATSSMAAKFAFFPPNPPSYNIVVDEATGKLRISDVHQRDDVDVLKLSTKKGNEIVAMYVKNPSASLTVLYSHGNAADLGQMCPIFTELSVHLNVSLMGYDYSGYGHSSGKPSEQDTYADIEAAYKCLEETYGVKEEDIILYGQSVGSGPTLELAVRLPRLRAVILHSPILSGLRVMYPVKRTFWFDIYKNIDKIPLVECPVLVIHGTEDEVVDFSHGKQLWELCKDKYEPLWLKGGNHCNLELYPEYLRHLRKFISAIEKLPRLRNVSEQSSDQQENQRNNTEQKTEKLRPSTDHKEKARLCTGQKEKSRLSTDSKEKSRTSTDKREKSRKSVDRSGKARNSIDHPERARNSFDRFGDMVRSVGLCNVDCLKQTAAEV, translated from the exons ATGGGGACTGCAACATCATCTATGGCCGCAAAGTTTGCGTTCTTCCCGCCAAACCCTCCGTCGTATAACATAGTTGTTGATGAAGCGACTGGGAAACTGAGGATCTCCGACGTCCATCAGAGAGATGACGTGGACGTGTTGAAGCTGAGCACCAAGAAAGGAAATGAGATTGTTGCTATGTATGTGAAGAACCCATCGGCTTCATTGACTGTGTTGTATTCTCATGGAAATGCTGCTGATCTCGGCCAGATGTGTCCCATTTTCACTGAGCTCAGTGTTCATCTTAACGTTAGTCTTATGGG GTACGATTATTCTGGTTATGGACATTCTTCTGGAAAG CCGAGTGAGCAGGACACATACGCAGACATAGAAGCCGCATACAAATGCCTTGAAGAGACATACGGAGTTAAGGAGGAagacattatattatatggGCAGTCGGTAGGGAGTGGACCTACCCTGGAATTGGCCGTCCGATTGCCTCGATTGAGAGCCGTCATTCTTCACAGTCCAATCCTCTCCGGCCTTCGTGTCATGTATCCTGTTAAACGAACTTTCTGGTTTGACATTTACAAG AACATTGATAAAATTCCACTAGTTGAGTGCCCAGTTCTGGTGATTCAT GGGACTGAAGATGAAGTTGTGGATTTTTCCCACGGTAAGCAGCTATGGGAGCTGTGTAAAGATAAGTATGAACCACTGTGGCTTAAAGGAGGAAACCACTGCAATTTGGAACTTTACCCTGAGTACTTAAGGCATCTCAGGAAATTCATATCAGCCATCGAGAAATTACCGCGTCTTAGAAATGTATCCGAACAAAGTTCAGATCAGCAAGAGAATCAACGGAACAATACAGAACAGAAAACGGAGAAGTTGAGGCCAAGCACAGACCATAAAGAGAAGGCCAGACTTTGTACTGGGCAGAAAGAAAAATCCAGGCTTAGTACAGATAGTAAAGAGAAATCGAGAACCAGCACTGACAAAAGGGAGAAATCAAGAAAGAGTGTTGATCGCTCAGGGAAAGCTAGGAACAGCATTGATCATCCGGAGAGAGCTAGGAACAGCTTCGACCG CTTTGGAGATATGGTGAGATCAGTTGGATTGTGTAATGTTGATTGTTTAAAGCAAACAGCTGCGGAGGTTTGA
- the LOC102629196 gene encoding protein GOLVEN 7, whose amino-acid sequence MAPMRLKSRLIVLFLLMALLSNAHFYQAAEVAGVSRRKGVFNGESVVVVAIDQTILAGRKMAVVKQRCYEKGKKVVAHAKLCKKNNAAASRKVSEDGDDKEFVAFSADYRAPRHHPPKNN is encoded by the exons ATGGCTCCAATGAGGCTCAAGAGCCGCCTAATTGTTCTATTTCTGCTGATGGCATTGCTTTCCAACGCCCATTTCTACCAAG CTGCTGAAGTTGCTGGTGTTTCGAGAAGAAAG gGGGTGTTTAATGGTGAGAGTGTTGTAGTTGTTGCAATAGACCAAACAATACTGGCAGGAAGGAAGATGGCAGTTGTGAAGCAAAGATGTTATGAGAAAGGGAAGAAGGTGGTGGCTCATGcaaaattatgcaagaaaaataatgctGCTGCTTCTCGTAAGGTTTCTGAAGATGGGGATGATAAAGAATTTGTAGCTTTCAGTGCTGATTATCGTGCGCCTAGGCATCACCCACCAAAGAACAACTAA